The Setaria italica strain Yugu1 chromosome IX, Setaria_italica_v2.0, whole genome shotgun sequence genome has a window encoding:
- the LOC101768526 gene encoding chitinase 8, which yields MARLALVACAAAAMAVLLGVAAADVGSIITQDVYNAMLPNRDNSICPANGFYTYDAFIQAANSFPGFGTSGGSDEANKRELAAFFGQTSHETNGGAAGQYTWGYCFKEEISKATSPPYYGRGPIQLTGQANYQQAGSAIGADLVGNPDLVSTDPVISFKTAIWFWMTAQSPKPSCHDVILGNWTPTSADTSAGRVPGYGVITNIINGGLECGMGPNDANVNRIGYYKHYCDMLGVGYGDNLDCYSQQHF from the exons ATGGCGAGGCTGGCGCTCGTGgcgtgcgccgcggcggcgatggcggtgcTGCTCGGCGTGGCAGCGGCGGACGTGGGCTCCATCATCACGCAGGACGTGTACAACGCCATGCTGCCCAACCGCGACAACTCCATCTGCCCCGCCAACGGGTTCTACACCTACGACGCCTTCATCCAGGCCGCCAACTCCTTCCCGGGGTTCGgcaccagcggcggcagcgacgaggCCAACAAGCGGGAGCTCGCCGCCTTCTTCGGCCAGACCTCCCACGAGACCAACGGCGGTGCTGCTGGTCAGTACACATGGGGGTACTGCTTCAAGGAGGAGATCAGCAAGGCAACCTCTCCTCCCTACTACGGACGGGGACCCATCCAATTGACAGG GCAGGCCAACTACCAGCAGGCTGGGAGCGCGATCGGCGCCGACTTGGTGGGCAACCCGGACCTGGTGTCGACGGACCCCGTGATCTCGTTCAAGACGGCCATCTGGTTCTGGATGACGGCGCAGTCGCCCAAGCCGTCGTGCCACGACGTGATCCTGGGCAACTGGACGCCGACGAGCGCCGACACCTCCGCGGGGCGGGTGCCCGGGTACGGCGTGATCACCAACATCATCAACGGCGGGCTCGAGTGCGGCATGGGGCCCAACGACGCCAACGTCAACCGCATCGGCTACTACAAGCACTACTGCGACATGTTGGGCGTCGGCTACGGCGACaacctcgactgctactcccaGCAGCATTTCTGA